From the genome of Denticeps clupeoides chromosome 17, fDenClu1.1, whole genome shotgun sequence:
TGTGAAATTGTCCTGAAAGCTCGGCGAGGGGCCATGAAATCCGTGTCGAAAGCTTCCAGCCTGCCGAACGTCGGGCTCATTAGCTTCGATAGGTTGGATTGGTCTGGTCCcggaacagatttttttttccgagCCTGGgcgtttattttttcaccatATGAGACACGACACTCAATATTATATATCCTGTAAggtatattatttattcattatgcAAACATCATATTACACAGTTGTTAACAGTAGTGTGTTATTGAGGGGGGGGTCATGTCCTAGTGgagtgagggaaaaaaaaaaaaatatatatatatatacacacacacacacacacacacacacacacacacacacacacatctcaacccACCAGGACAGGACATGACCACCCCCCCCCATAACACACTACTGTTTACAACTGTATAATATGATGTTTGCATAATCTATCAATCATACCAGTGGATGTAAATAttgaatatgtatgtgtattcaATATTTACATCCACTGGTATGATTTATAGATTTATGTCTTTacgtatacatatatacatacatatatgtaaaGACATAAATCTATAAATTATACCAGTGGATGTAAATATGCAGTAATGAATTGTTCTTTAAGGAGCTCTCTAAGGAGCTCTCTGTATTAGTACAACTATGATACGTTGGAGAGTTTTTCTtatgttttatacacacacacacacacacacacacacacacacacacacacacacacacacacacacacacacacacacacacacatatatatatatatatatatatatatatatatatatatatataaaataagaaaaactcCAACGTACCATAGTTAACCTTGTGCAGAGCCATTCCTCAACAAAAAGCTCTTTGTTTGCGAACTTGCTTGTTTCATGAGACAGTCAGCACTTTTCTCGAAACGCGGCTGCTGCCCCCACAGTGGCGAGAGAAATCATATGAGTGCTTAATGCCAACACCTATCAGCGCATCCCTTCGGGCATCTCCCAGATGCCCGGGCTGCGGGCAGAAGGTGAACGCGTCTCCCAGATCAGCAGGTCGGAGGCTCATTTGGGTGCGACAGGCCAGTCACAAGATGCCGGACAATAGCTCCTCTCTGTTCTTTGTTTCCCCGGCGTTCTCCCGGTGGCTCCTGCGCTGAAGCTTGTGCTCCTGTCGTCACATGCCGCTGCCGACTGACCTCTCTCTGGATTAACTTTGGGGTCAGGCTGCCTTGACAGATGCGATCCGTGCATCAGCAGTTGTGTTGAGTTTTGTGCATTGCGTGCAGCCATGGCCAACACGCAGAAGTCGTGGGAAAATGTTTCTTCGCCAATTTTTTGTGATCACAGTTTGGCGTCTATGGGCATCGGCAAATTCTGCTTATCTTCTGCAGGACTGATGGCATCCTAAAGTACCAGGCCGTGACGTCTTCCCCATCTGCTTTCTGGTTTAACGCGATAATCCCCTTTTCCCCCCTTCATTTCCTCTGGAATGTTCCACCCTCTGAATCGGGGGACAATaatttggtggtagtagcctagtggctaacacactcgcctatgaaccagaagtcccaggttcaaatcccacttactaccattgtgtccctgagcaagacacttaaccctgagtgtctccaggggggggactgtccctgtaactactgattgtaagtcgctctggataagggcgtctggtaagtgccgtaaatgaaatgtaaattacgCCGGTTTAGTGGCGACCTACTTGGCGACCTGGACAAAGTGGCAGTGCCCTGTGCTCCTAAAGCAGATTAGTGGCCCGTGCCCGGCATGTTTCGGCGTCGGAGGGAACGCGTCGCGACCCTCGCTAACGTCTGAGCGCAGGGATTTACACCAGCCCCTGTGAATGCGTTTGCTTGCCACTCACCTCATGACGTTAGTAACTGCGCGCACGTCGGCTGCTGTTCTGCCGTATAGGGGGATATTAAAAGAATTTGCGGAGGATTTCTGTGCTTTCTGCCATCTCTGCTGCCAGCGCGTGTGACGACGTGATGCCAACCTCGTTGCAGATGTCAACGACTGTGCTGGCCAGCCATGCAAGAATGGAGGCATGTGCAGGGACCTTGATGGGGACTTCAATTGCCGCTGCCCGTCTCCTTACGTCGGAAAGCACTGCCAGCTGCGTGAGTATGCGGTTAACCTTGCACCCAACATGCAATGATTTGGCTCAAATACATCTTCCATGCTAAAGGGAATGAAGTAAGCCACATGAGAAGCACTTTGAAGACAAGGCTGCTTTTGTATGTTGTCAAAGAGCATCTTCACAAATCTCCTAGCGCAGCGGAATACGGTGCCACGCCCTTAAAGACCGCACCGGGTTTCTCCCTCCAGGGTGCATCTCCCTGCTGGGCATGGAGGGCGGCGGGATCGCGGAGTCCCAGATCACCGCGTCATCGGTGCACTACGGCATTCTGGGCCTGCAGCGCTGGGGACCGGAGCTGGCCCGCCTCAACAACAAGGGCTTAGTCAACGCCTGGACTGcagccagccatgacaggaaccCCTGGATTGAGGTGAGGGGACGTGCAGATGTCCAACCCTTTCTGGCAGCAAAATCATAGTTTATTTAGTTTGTCTTAAGCCTTGTCACGTTTTTAAACATATTCAGTCATAATCTTTGCTGAGATGAATGCATATACACATATGTTGCCTCCAGACctccagtgttgccagattctgCTGCGTTTTCTGTAAGGCTCAGTATTCCATATTCGGATTCGACTCCCGCTGATACGTTCTGTTGTAAGGATGTTGATATATGTAATATCATTTGTGTCCCTTGCGCAGATCAACATGCAGAGAAAGATGCGACTGACCGGCATCATTACGCAGGGCGCCAGCCGCATGGGTGTTGCGGAGTACGTCAAGGCCTTCAAAGTGGCTTCCAGCATAGACGGTCGCACGTACACCATGTACAGGCCCGACGGCCTGACCAAAGACTTGGTGAGCTTTCTCAACCCGCGCCTGTGACGTTTTAAGGTCCAAATCCTGGCTGTCGCGTGAAACAGTGACTGACAGGATCAATATTTATCACAGCGTGGCAGACGTGGTAACTATGATTCACCGTCCTCCAGGTGTTTGTGGGTAATGTTGACAACGACGGCACGAAGACCAACCTGTTCGACCCGCCCATCGTTGCTCAGTACCTGCGCATCATCCCTGTGGTGTGCCGCAAGGCCTGCACCCTGCGTTTGGAGCTGGTTGGATGCGAGCTCAATGGTAAACACCCGGTCACAGAGGGTGGGGTCAGAGAAGCTCGAGGGAGGAAACGTCCCACAGGAGCATAGTTGGAAACGTGACATGATTCAGGACATGCTAAATAGCAAAACGGCATGTCACAGCTTGTTAATACTTCATATTATGATACATGAAGTTCTACTGTTCCTAAGTTCCATTCGTGTCATGGATGAGGGATCATGATGGTGCAGAACTAAGGAACGAATTTAGGGATTCAGTTCAGCTGCTCAGAGCAGTCACACTTTACACCAGGAGATTGATGGAAATTAAGCTAATTGTACCAGCGTATGATTAAACTAAGTAACACTTTTCTCCAAGATGGATGTGTAATAGGTTTAACTAGGAGTCATTCTTATAGGACATGTCCATCGTTATAATGTGCTCtccttttcagcatttattccaCGGATTAATGTATGCAGTGGTGTCTTTATAAGACATTGTTAAATCTGGTAAAAGCATGGGTCTGGCTGCTCTCCAGCAACGGGCAGAGGAAGGTCCATCTCGCCTGGAGCAGATTCAGGAGGTTTAGTTGGAGTTCACTCTGTAACTCCATTTAAGGAGCATAGCATATTATTTTATTCCTCCCGGTTTGAACCGAAATCCGAAAGTTCAGTGAACTGTGCGTGCATGTCTCACCATGCGTTCCATGTCCACTTGTTTTTCTCGCTGTGTCTCAGGCTGCCTCATCTCATCGAAGTGCATGTCCTGCTCTTAggccacagacagacacacacattcagcgcATACGCCGATCAGCCATTATGACCACCCACCTAATGTTAGTCCCCCTTTTACTGGCAAAACGGCCCTCATCCGTCAATGAACATCCATCAAGATAATTGGTTTAAATTGAGATATTAACATGTTAAGGAACATGAAATTAACCAGGCCAGGACACCCTTTCCCGTTGTTGGTCCGATACTTGTGTGCCTATTGTTGGAGTTTGGGTGGTGGACACAGGTACCCTGACCAATCTGTGGCTGCGCAGCAACACACTCAACGAAACTGTGTGTTCTGACCTCACGTTTTTCACCAATTTGCGCCTGATTGGCAGTCTTGCACTTTTattaagttaagtgaagtgattgtcacatgtggtacacagcagcacagcacacagtgcacacagtgaaatttgtcctctgcatttaacccatcaccctgagtgagcagtgggcagccatgacaggcgcccggggagcagtgtggggggacggtgctttgctcagtggcacctcagtggcaccttggcagatcgggattcgaacgggcaaccttctgattacggggccgcttccttaaccgctaggccaccactgccctagtaGCCCTAGTAGCGATCgggaacatttcacagtaaCTGACGCCATCACAGTCAATGAAATATTTTCACCTGTTTCCAACACAGACCGTTCACTGCAAacagataagataagaaaaaacTTGGTTTATCTTATCCGTTTGCTGGGAACTGTGTCAGACGCAAATTGCTGAAAAATGAGGTCAGAACACACAGTTTCGTTGAGTGTCAGGGTACCTGTGGCCACCACCCAAACTCAAACAATAGGCACACAATTCTttgtgaaattcttttgtccaaaaaaaaaaaaaaaaaaaaaaacgctgtatAATCTATCCGTTCCATGGCCAGATGCCACTCTAAAAAGAGAAAAGTTGTCATTCACATCACTTGTCAGTGGTtctaatgttgtggctgatcggCGTGCATGCCGCCTGCTGCTTGCTGCCAGTTGTCACCTGGTCTGTCTTGCCTATGCTGCTGCTTCATGTCCATCTTTCCATCCTCTctatccctccctctctctctctgtctgtctgtctgtccgctGTCTTGTTTCACAGTGTATTTAAATACGACAGGTTGCTCTGAGCCCTTGGGCGTTAAGTCTCGCCTGATCGGCGACAGGCAGATGACGGCCTCCAGCAGCTTCCGCACGTGGGGCCTGGAGGCCTTCACCTGGCACCCACACTACGCGCGCCTGGACAAGCAGGGCAAGACCAACGCCTGGACCGCCGCCACCAACGACCGCACCGAGTGGCTGCAGGTGATGCGTTGCGGGATCTTTTTCAACACCCTGTTAAAAATATGAATACGGTGTAAAAGGTCGTTTGattcggcaaaaaaaaaaacagcatttttaaattacaaaaacaaattatctttttattttttagttaatgacagatgttgttttttttttttttcttcttcatcttcacccTCTTTTCCCAACACAGGTTGACTTGGAGTCACCAAAACGCATCACAGGCATAGTCACGCAGGGTGCAAAGGACTTTGGGAATGTCCAGTTTGTGTCTGCGTTCAAGCTGTCCTACAGTAACGATGGCCAGAGCTGGAGTGTGCTCAAAGATGAGAAGACCAAAGGAGACAAGGTCTGTCCACAgcttcagaaaaacaaaaaaaaaaacacacaaactgcaaCCGCtggatgtttttatttatttattcatttgtgaaGTGTTCAACATGTGACCTATAAATTTAGCCATGTTGCAAATGCTGTGACATTGCTATGCAGACATGTTGTTAATGAAATGCAGAGGCAGTTTTTCCAAAGCTCCATCTTGCATCATGATCAGCATTACTGTAATGCCAGTAATACATgtaataatgtacattttatgtacGTAAAGTGTATGAATTGGTGTATTGCATCCACCTGCAGATCTTCCCTGGCAACAGCGACAACAATGTTCACAAAAAGAACGTGTTCGAGCCGCCCTTCTTCGCCCGATTCGTCCGCATTCTGCCGTGGGAGTGGCATGAGCGCATCACCCTGCGAATGGAGCTGCTGGGCTGTGATGAGTAACgtccctcctctcctcactccttcctcctgccccgcccaccccccTCTCCCGAGCCACGCCTGCACTGCCTTCCTCGCAGCGACAGAGGGCAGCAGCACCCCGCAACCTGCACCGCTGGACGAACGCAACCCACATTTCACACATACAACCGCCTCCAACAACGAGGGTGGACATGCCCACCCAGACGCTCTGAGGTGCTAGACGTAAACATGGCTCGAGCCAGGATCTCAAGCCTCTGAATGGTTTTTGAACATGGCTGTGCGTTTgtgttttaatccattttgcAGTACAAGCTGATCAAATACAGACATGAGCCACATCAGAAAATCGGCGCACTGCAagtttttaaaagtgtttttagGTGATTGGTTGGCAGAAACGGTGTCTAAAGCTTGGCTGCTCTGTTGCATTCTGCTCTGTGATGAGaagaaatcacatttatttagaAAGAATACCTGCATATTAAGCAAAAGTCACACCTATTTGTGTTCGCGGTCACGTTCTGGCTGTAAATAACCTCTTTAGAGTTTGTTGTTCAGTAAAGTGACATTTTGAGAGTACCTGGTAGAACTCTAGGCCAATAATTGTGAACCCCCGTGACCGTTTTTGCTGTCTGTATATACACGAGATTGTAGATATGTGCCCATCATACCGGCAGCATAATATCTGAACGTGATGTATGAAGTATAGAATTTTACTTCCGGGagtgttttaaaatgctcatttaCATACGTGGTATATCATAAATGAAAGTGTTACATTTATTGGACCTTTACCGCCGCCGTAGATGAACCACTTTAAGTGACGTgtgacaaaacaaagaaaatgcagGTTTCCTTTGGCCCAGCACTGCCAAATGTTCCTCTCAGGTAGAGATGACTTTATTGCATCGTGCtactgatatttttattttatgcattttagcTGGACTTAACCAAACCCTTTTGaatctttacttttttttttttttttttgtgttttgtaccTTTCTTTTTGGCATGTGGCAGTGTGGTGATGTGATATATTGACACGACCACAGTAACTGAATGGaggggggggacaaaaaaaaacaacaacctttTGGCTTATATAGTGTCTTATATGATTATATAAAAATTGGCTTATATAATTTCTTCAGAAAACCCAAGAGGGGGCTGTTGAAAAAAGATTACGCGCAGAATGGAGAACAGATGCTGTTGCTTGTGTGATAAGGTGAAGGGgagaaaatcaaattaaaattgatTTTTACGGTTGCACTGAATACCTGTCATGACGCTCCAATCTACATAATACTTTCAGGCTTTGGCATTGTTAAAACCCCATGAATTATGAATTTTGGGCTTGTGCAATATAtcagtttttttgttatattaatgaaatagctaaaaaaaaaaaaaaaaaaccatgagcAGTATTTCTCTTAAATGTTTTTCCTGTGAGAGATTAGAACATGGTGGAATATTATCAGATGCGTTAGAATACTTGTTGTTTTCCCGAAGACTGAACACTCCCTTGTTACGATTGTCTTCTACATAAAGCTTTTTGAGTATTCAAAGGATGCAGTTGTGACCTTTACCACACTATAGCTCCACAATCTTTATTTTCCTgtgtttacttttttataaatatattgtagACTGATGAGTTTATGCTTCATACCATTGTTGTTGTGTTCTTAGCATACAGTAGATTTTAGTGCATCCTTCATGTTTCTGTCTTTTGAAGCTTTCCAACTCTTTGATCAAATAAAGAATTTAAACACATTTCGCAGCCTTCACTTGTCCATTGTTTTGCCGCAGACCTGCAGCCGGTGGGCCGCAGTGAAGGGTGCAGCGCCGGAGCCTGTAATTTCCCTGTAAGGTGacctgactgactgactgaacaAGTCCTATCGTGCTGATGCCAGTTGACCTTTAGGGCTCCTGTCTGCATTCAGCCTCCCTATTGTCTGGCCGCGTGTTGCCTACAGTCGCATTCGGGCGAGGATGCATCGTGACATGCCTGCCTCACCCACAGAAactgtggaaaaaataaattgcacTTTTCTTACATGTGGAAATGCGCAGGAAGTATCAGAACTGGAATTGTGATTAAAATGGCCAGTTGGTGTCATTATATTGAGGTTTCTTGCGGGACCATCTGTCATTTTCAAGCTGTCGTTTTAATAGTTGTCCTCTGTATCATGTCTTGTGCTTTTGGAACCATTGCTTTATGATGAACTACTGGGATGGAATCTCCAGTATCTGGCGCTTTCTGGGACGTTTCCTCCCCCCATTCTCTCTCTTGCGCACACAGTGGCGTATACTTAGACCAAATTATGTGGGAAAGGGTCATTCTTTACATTTTAGCGTCCATTCACACGGCTGGACTGCTATTTTGGGGGCATCCTTTACATGCCGTCCCTTAGACCTGTTTATTCACTGGCAGACTTCATCTGAGGTCATCTGAAAcagattgcaaaaaaaatgtaaaaaaggcggaacaaaaacacagcaaatatGCTCTGGCTGATGAGTTGCAtgtgtgcctttcttttttgtgtgtgaaatattatcCGTAATGATTAAATGCCCCTCTTTGTACTGTAATTATTTCTTCACTTGCATTTTCGTGGAGGACTGGAGGCCTGAACCTGCAGCCTTGTTGTTCCTGTTACTCCAACCGAATAGAACTCATCTCTACCCTTTAATAGAACCTTTTAAGAAAATCCTCCTTCCTTAACCTTTTGTTAAGAGCGGGAATTATACCTCCCCCCCGCCCCCAGGTTGGTATTTGTAACCTCGGGCAGCAGCTTTCATCTCCGGCTCGGGGACCGAGTGACAGCCATCTTCAAACGCGCCTCTAATGGCCCTACAGCCAGTGGACGTTTGGGAAAGCCGACTGGGGGTCATGGGTTTGCTAGAAAGAGGTCGGTGGTGTTAATCCGACATCCTGCTTTTCCCAAGGCCAGCAAAACAGCCttttcctcctcgctgctctgtcAAAGACAACATTTGCGACAAAAATAACGCCTTTTACTAAAATTGCACTTGCAAGTGGAAACAGGGCTGCCCGCAGGGAGTGAGGTCAGCCAGGGAATGTGTGGGCCACTGGCTCAGGTATGCCTGGCAGAGCTGGGTCGCAAGGTGGTCACCCACCTTCACTGGAGGTGACAGGTCCCGCACGTGCCCTAACGACCCGTACAAATGGCGCAAACGTGGACTTTAGGAAGGTTCCAGACGTCCTGCTGTACGTGTCTGTGCGACAGGTGACTGAATTGGACTTCCATgccatcccacacacacacacatctgttccCCTATCCCCAGCACCCTCTGCTCTTTCCTGCATGGGAAACTGGGGAGTTGGGTGGGGTGGGACACACTGCAGGTCAAAGGCCTAAAAGTGAAATGCATGAATGCGTCGTTAGACGTTAGGCCACACACACCAAGGAGAGCCACGCGTTTTCATTTCAGTAATCCACATTTTATATTTCCTAAGTGAACTGATAAACCTAATCCAACCCCCTGGTGCGGTGGTGGGACAACTGGGAGAATTAATTTTTCCATTACTCTCATTCATAAATAATACCActactgaaaaaacaaacaaaaagaaatatacTTTATAATGTGTTATTAATCCGTCTACTGGACGGACAAGGGCAGGAAAGGGTGCCCGCGAAAAGTCTGACAAAAGGGACGAGGAGAGCGGCCGAGATCAAAGGGGATGCCTGGCGCTGGTGACGTCACCCGCCCGTTATTCTCGCCGAAATATCAATAAAAAGGGAACGGGCGGCGCGCTGCGTGCGCCACTCCGCCGCGACGGAGCAGCAGGAGCGACGGACGCGCTGCGCCCGCCGGGAGTCCTCGGCTTATTCACCGGGCAGAAGAACACACATCTCCACGTTGGACGGCTGCCgaagttcagaaaaaaagtacGTGTTggttaatagaaaaaaaaaaaaacaagtataaaagtgatttAAAATGCGACGATTGTTCTCTttacgtgtaaaaaaaaaaaaacgtgttaaaACATCCCGATCCTCTTTTTACCGCTGCTGGCGCTTCACTTCGTCGCGATCGTCATCCTTGACAGTCGGACGGCTTCTTTTCCGTCTTTCACCAGCGTGCCTcggataaaataaaaataaaaaccccgcGGCGCTGGAAACGATGTGGATCTGTCGCCTCCTGGTGGCCGTGGGCCTGCAACTGCACCTGCTCGGCCGCTGCCGCGCGTCCGGCCGCCGAGGCGGCGCCTTCTTCTACCAGGACGTCGCCGACGGCGGCGGCAATGGCGAGAGTACGTAAGGCTAATTTTGTTCCCTTTTTAGCCATgagagcttcttttttttttattaagggcTTTTAATAACTTCTgataagataataataataataagaagaagaagaagaagaagaaagaaaataattttcgTTGTTGTGCAGCAGGGGTTAATAATCGATGCGACGAAAATAtaaaattagattagattaaactttattgtcattacacatgtacgaGTACAGGTCAgcgaaatgcagtttaggtctaaccagaagtgcaataagcagcaagtgcaggatgaAGGTAAAATAAGTTATGagtatacataaggtgatatgtacagGAAGACACTGAATAATATTTATAGATGGATGTACAAGTAGTATGTaataatatgcataaaaaaaaatatgtataaaaaagtGTATAATCAGAATTCTACAAATGTGTATATGCAatggatatatatatgtatatgtatgtatatatatgtgtatatatatgtatatatatgtgtatatatatgtatatatatatatgtgtgtgtgtgtgtgtgtgtatatatatatatatatatatatatattacatattcaactgtatatatgtgtgtatatatatatatatatatatatacatacacacacacacacacagttggatatgtacaatgtagtgcaatgattatgtgaTGTAAGTGTGCACCTTTGAATTTTGGATATAATTTGAGTGCGTTTTAGTTCATTTCAGGGGCGTGCGCCTCCACGTGGAGAGCCCGAGTGTCTTGGTGTCCGCCGTGCAGGGCAGCAGTGTCACCCTGCCGTGTCACTACCGCTACGAGCCCGAGCTCAGCTCGCCCCGGCGGACCCGGGTCAAGTGGTTCTGGCAGCCCACGGACGGCGGCGGCCCGGAGGAAGGCGTCGTGGTGGCCCTCGGACAGCGCCACCGCACCTACGGCGACTTCCGGGGACGCGTGCGCCTCCGCCGAGACGCGCCGGGCGACGCGTCCCTGGTCATCAGCGCGCTGACGGCGGACGACACGGGCCGCTACCGCTGCGAGGTCATCGATGGGCTGGAGGACGAGAGCGTCACGGTGGAGCTGGAGTTCCGAGGTACGGAGCCCCAAAATAAGCCACCTACATTTTGGATGACAGGGGTGCCTGTGGCT
Proteins encoded in this window:
- the mfge8b gene encoding milk fat globule EGF and factor V/VIII domain containing b isoform X2, with the translated sequence MAPSTPLVAAVLVLVAAAGDACEVNVCQNGGTCVTGVADSPFICICPDGFTGDTCNDTETGPCNPNPCKNDGVCEVIRQTRRGDVFSEYVCKCREGFDGVHCQNNVNDCAGQPCKNGGMCRDLDGDFNCRCPSPYVGKHCQLRCISLLGMEGGGIAESQITASSVHYGILGLQRWGPELARLNNKGLVNAWTAASHDRNPWIEINMQRKMRLTGIITQGASRMGVAEYVKAFKVASSIDGRTYTMYRPDGLTKDLVFVGNVDNDGTKTNLFDPPIVAQYLRIIPVVCRKACTLRLELVGCELNGCSEPLGVKSRLIGDRQMTASSSFRTWGLEAFTWHPHYARLDKQGKTNAWTAATNDRTEWLQVDLESPKRITGIVTQGAKDFGNVQFVSAFKLSYSNDGQSWSVLKDEKTKGDKIFPGNSDNNVHKKNVFEPPFFARFVRILPWEWHERITLRMELLGCDE
- the mfge8b gene encoding milk fat globule EGF and factor V/VIII domain containing b isoform X1 — its product is MAPSTPLVAAVLVLVAAAGDACEVNVCQNGGTCVTGVADSPFICICPDGFTGDTCNDTETGPCNPNPCKNDGVCEVIRQTRRGDVFSEYVCKCREGFDGVHCQNNVNDCAGQPCKNGGMCRDLDGDFNCRCPSPYVGKHCQLRCISLLGMEGGGIAESQITASSVHYGILGLQRWGPELARLNNKGLVNAWTAASHDRNPWIEINMQRKMRLTGIITQGASRMGVAEYVKAFKVASSIDGRTYTMYRPDGLTKDLVFVGNVDNDGTKTNLFDPPIVAQYLRIIPVVCRKACTLRLELVGCELNVYLNTTGCSEPLGVKSRLIGDRQMTASSSFRTWGLEAFTWHPHYARLDKQGKTNAWTAATNDRTEWLQVDLESPKRITGIVTQGAKDFGNVQFVSAFKLSYSNDGQSWSVLKDEKTKGDKIFPGNSDNNVHKKNVFEPPFFARFVRILPWEWHERITLRMELLGCDE